The window atgtttggacaaaaatGTAATTTAAAGAGGCACATGTTGACTATCCACCAGGGGTTGAAACTGTACCCATGCAAAATTTGTGATAGGAGTTTCAGTACAAACTATAGCCTACAGCAGCACATGATCAATGAACATGACGATGCAAAACCGTTCAAATGTGATCACTGCGATAAGATATTCAGTACGGAAAAATCGTTATCGAATCACGCATCTGTAGGACATCCAGAATTGAATCTGCACCAGTGCGCCATCTGtcagaaatatttcacaaCAAGTACGGTTTTGAAAAGACATATCCAGAATGTACACGAAAACTCTCGTCCATATAAATGCGAGATCTGTCTACAAACGTTTAAACAAAGTGGTAGTTTAAAGCAACACGTTATGGCCATCCACCAGGGGGCAAAGCCGCACCAGTGCAAgatttgtaaaaagaatttcaGCATGAAGTGTTCCCTACAACAACACATGCGCGGAGTACACGACAGCGTGAGACCGTTTAAATGTGATCAGTGCGTTAAAGCATTCGGTCGAAACTGGGTCTTGCGGCAACACGTACTTCTAATGCACAGCGCCTTGCGTCCGTTTAAATGTAAACACTGCGATAAAACTTACAGTCTGAGCAAACATTTAAAGCGGCACATGTCTGCTGCACATTCGCACATGATCAGTGTACACAACAATCTGGGACCGTTCAAATGTGAACACTGTGATAAGTCATTCAATACGAAAGAATCGTTATCAAGTCATAAGTCTGCCGAACATCCAGGATTGAATCCGCAGCACCAGTGCGCCATCTGTCAGAAATATTTCGCACTAAGATCGGTTTTGGAAGAACATATCCAGTATGGACATATAGGCTGCCATTCACTTAAATGCGAAATCTGTCAACAAATGTTTCGGCGAAAGGCTAATTTAAAGCGTCACATGTTGGCcgtccaccagggggcgaAGCCGTTTCCGTGCATGATTTGTAAAAATACAAGTTTCAGTTTGAACAGTAACCTACAGCGTCACATGATCAGTGTTCACGCGGATGTGAAACCGTTCAAATGTGAACACTGCGATAAGATATTCAGTACAGAAAAATCGTTATCAAGTCATATGTCTGCCGAACATCCGGGACTGAATCTGCACCAGTGCGACATCTGTCCGAAAGATTTTGCGTCAAGCTCGGTTTTGAAAAGACATAGGCGGAATGTACATAAATGCGTTGGCCCGTATAAATGTGAAATCTGTCCACAGATGTTTGGACATCACAGTAATTTAAAGATGCACGTGTTGGTcgtccaccagggggcgaAGGCGTTTCCATGCAAGATTTGTAATGATACAAGTTTCAGTACAAACTGCAACCTACAGCGTCACATGATCAGTGTACACGCGGATGTGAAACCGTTCAAATGTAATCACTGTGATAAGATATTCAGTTCggaagaatcattatcaagtCACGTGTCTGCTGAACATCAGGGATTGAACCCGCACCAGTGCACCATCTGTCAGAAATATTTCGCACAAAGTTCGGTTTTGAAAAGACATATACAGAATGTACATAAGGAGTCCCATCCACATGAATGCGAAATCTGTCAACAAAAGTTTGGACAAAAGAGTAATTTAAAGCGTCACATGTTGGTcgtccaccagggggcgaAGCAGTTTCCATGCAAGATTTGTAATAATACAAGTTTCAGTTTGAAATCTACACTACAGCGTCACATGAGCAGTGTACACGCGCATGTGCAACCGTTCAAATGTGAAATCTGTCCACAGATGTTTGGacataaaagtaatttaagGAGGCACGTGTTGGCcgtccaccagggggcgaAGGCGTTTCCATGCAAGATTTGTAATAATACAAGTTTCAGTACAAACTGTAACCTACAGCGTCACATGATCAGTGTACACGCGGATGTGCAACCGTTCAAATGTGAACACTGCGATAAGATATTCAGTTCGGAAGAATCATTATCGAGTCACGTGTCTGCTGAACATCCAGGATTGAATCTGCACCAGTGTGCCATCTGCCAGAAAGATTTCAAATTGGAATCACTTTTGAAAAGACATATCCAGAATGTACATGAAGACTCCCATCCACATAAATGTAACATCTGTCACCAGACATTTGGACAAAACAGTAATTTAGAGAGTCACATATCAACcgtccaccagggggcgaAGCTGCACCAGTGCAAGATTTGTAAAGTGCATTTCCGTTCGAACTCTAACCTATGGCGTCACATGCGCAGTGTACACGACAAACTGAGACCTTTCAAATGTGATCAATGCGATAAAACATTCAGTCGGGGCTTTACCTTAAAACAACACGGAAAGACCGTACACGGCGGTGTGCGCACGTTTAAATGCGATCACTGCGATAAAACTTTCCCTCGAAACAGTTGTTTAATGCGGCACAAGTCTAACGTGCATCTGAATTTGAAACATGAGTGCGCTATCTGTCAGAAATCTTTCACAATGAGAACTTTGTTGGaagttcatttgaaaattgtacaTAAAGGCGCTCGACTTCAGAAATGTGATATATGTTGGCAAACGTTTGCAAATAAGAGTAGTTTAGAAAAGCATTTGCTCGTTATTCATGCAACGGCTGACATGTATTACTGCAAAATGTGTGAAAAATCGTACAGATATAAAAACGGTCTGGATTTACACGTGTTTAACAAACATACTAAAGGGGGCGCTGCTCGGAGTTATCGGTGTGAATTATGTTTGAAAAGTTTTTTACAAAAGTGTTCTCTGGACCGCCATGTGAGGATGAGTCATCAGTTAGAAAAGTATTCCGAGGCTAAGGAGGAGGCAGAGGAGATGGAGACAGATTCAAAGCCTAAGGAGACAGATGGGGTGAAGATGGATTCTGAAACCGAGGAGGAGGCAAAGGAGGTGATGACAGATTCTGAGACTGAGGAAGAGACGAAGGAAGGGATGACGGATTCAGAGACTGATGAGGAAACAGAGGAGGTGATGAGTGACTCAAATTGGGAGTTTGAATCAGATTCTGATACCGGGGAGGGCTTAGAATTAGAAGTTGAATTTGAGGACGAGGAAAATGTGGATCCGACAAAAATGACATTTGACGAATTGCACCCTTGGCAGCAGTATACtgaattttctaataaaatatgGATTTTTACAAACCGTTAATTGTAGATTGATTAAAAGGTTTTAACCAGGCAGAACACATTATACAATGTAGATTTGATTTTACTGAAATTGTTGTACTAAAAACTTTGTGGTCATGAAATTTGTTTGTacaatggaattataataaaaagaaataatttgcTTTGACATAAATAGTTAGCTCTTAAAATATTGTGATCGCTGGATTTGATCGTGGGGACGATTCGCGATGGGTCAAATTTTCTGACGTTGGACAGTTGCACACGCACAGCGGCCATATAAAATCGCAATaaatcgggattcgaacccatgtTGATTGACCAGAGAGGGCGCTTTAATCGAAAATCCtccttcaaaacaaaatacacTTTAAATCATATGAGTTAAACTGCAgcgtcccgtgagaggacccgggcCTGTGACGGGACatgggtcctctcacgggacaaatgtagaattcttACATGAAACGTCGATTCCAATGCTAGCGGTTTCGAGTCTCAATATTCTTATGTATTCTGTCTATAACGgttatgaataaataaattcaactATCGATTgtaattattacattttccattttgatttcatttataaatacataaaggCCTACCGAAAAATTCTAATTTACTGCAGGGCCAGGGGGACAATATGGGGATATGAATGCACGTTTTTCACGCAGGATTTTACAACGGAACCCGCGATTCAAGTTAccgtcccgtgagaggacccgaatcaacacactgtcccgtgagaggacccgattttaaatgctgtcccgtgagaggacccggttcaacacactgtcccgtgagaggacccgattttaaataatgtcccgtgagaggagccacttttaaatgctgtcccgtgagagaacccgattcaacacactgtcccgtgagaggacccgattttaaataatgtcccgtgagaggaccctattttaaatactgtcccgtgagaggacctggtTCAACATTCtctcccgtgagaggaccctattttaaatactgtcccatgagaggacccgattcaacacactgtcccgtgagagggcccgattcaacacactgtcccgtgagagggcccgattcaacacactgtcccgtgagaggaccctattttaaatactgtcccgtgagaggacccgattttaaatgctgtcccgtgagaggacccggttcaacaaactgtcccgtgagaggacccaaTTTTAAAAACTGTCCTgcgagaggacccgattttgaatactgtcccgtgagaggacccgaatcaacttactgtcccgtgagaggacccggttcaacacactgtcccgtgagaggaaccgattttaaataatgtcccgtgagaggacccgaatcaacttactgtcccgtgagaggacccggttcaacacactgtcccgtgagaggacccacttttaaatactgtcccgtgagaggacccgaatcaacttactgtcccgtgagaggacccggttcaacacactgtcccgtgagaggaaccgattttaaataatgtcccgtgagaggacccgaatcaacttactgtcccgtgagaggacccggttcaacacactgtcccctgagaggacccgattttaaatactgtcccgtgagaggacccgaatcaacttgctgtcccgtgagagggcccggtttcaaataatgtcccgtgagaggacccgattttaaatactgtcccgtgagaggacccgattcaacacactgtcccgtgagaggacccggttcaacacactgtcccgtgagaggaaccgattttaaataatgtcccgtgagaggacccgaatcaacttactgccccgtgagaggacccggttcaacacactgtcccgtgagaggacccgattttaaatactgtcccgtgagaggacccgattttgaatactgtcccgtgagaggacccgaatcaacttactgtcccgtgagaggacccggttcaacacactgtcccgtgagaggaaccgattttaaataatgtcccgcgagaggacccgaatcaacttactgtcccgtgagaggacccggttcaacacactgtcccgtgagaggacccacttttaaatactgtcccgtgagaggacccgaatcaacttactgtcccgtgagaggacccggttcaacacactgtcccgtgagaggaaccgattttaaataatgtcccgtgagaggacccgaatcaacttactgtcccgtgagaggacccggttcaacacactgtcccctgagaggacccgattttaaatactgtcccgtgagaggacccgaatcaacttgctgtcccgtgagagggcccggtttcaaataatgtcccgtgagaggacccgattttaaatactgtcccgtgagaggacccgattcaacacactgtcccgtgagaggatccgattttaaatactgtcccgtgagaggacccgattcaacacactgtcccgtgagaggatccgattttaaatactgtcccgtgagaggacccgattcaacacactgtcccgtgagaggacccgattcaacacactgtcccgttagaggacccgattttaaatactgtcccgtgagaggacccgattcaacacactgtcccgtgagaggacccgattcaacacactgtcccgttagaggacccgattttaaatactgtcccgtgagaggacagGTTTCTACCCGGCCCCGATTTAGTTACTTGAGTCCTTCGCCGTTAGTTGGCTGGATCCACTGTTCTAGGATTGGTAGACCTAATGAAATTGTCCACTTTGTCAATGTTGAGTCCCATgttcataatgataatgtatttttgccgtatataaaaattacaagaaattattatttcaacaaaatgcGTACAATGATGACTGGATGTAAGAAACTGATTTTCCTATTCGAACATTTTGAAGAGGTCTTCGGCATCGATTTAATGGCAGCAACCAGGAATCATTGATCATAAGGCGTCTCAAAAGAAACTGATTTCCAATTTTTAGAATGGGTTTATATACAAAGTTTCAGGTCGTTTTTAGTTATGGTCGATTAATAAATAGTGATGCATGAATGGAAAAATGAGTGTTGAACTAGTACACATGTAAACATACTCATGAAAGTAACCGCGTAAAATCCCGTCTCCGAGCACAAGTTACAGCTCATTAACAATGGCATATCTATACAATGGCATTTAACAACGGCATATCTATCTAATAGGCATTTATCGGGCTTCTCTTTCGGCGTAACTTTGTAAACAGTACCATTCACAAATCCATCAACGGTGAAATATGTATCTTAATAACCCAGCAACGTCAGTGGGTGAAAACTGTTCAATTCAAAACACATTTATCTAGTCACATAAACTAAACAAGTCGATGAAAGGTAGAAGCACAATCCCGAGTAGTTAAAAACGTTCGAAGTTAATTTCCCGCGATTATGTAATTTAACTCAAGCTTAATGTCAAACTTAACCAAGAACTAGTTTTTGTAGAAATCGTGTTGAAATCGAATCGGGTCCACTCACCAACTTGAATTGGGTCGGTGAATAACCGGGTCCCCTCACGGGACagaatttaaaatcgggtcctcacgagacagtgtgttgaatcgggtcctctcacgggacagtaagttgattcgggtccactcacgggacagtatttaaaagtgggtcctctcacgggacagtattcaaaatcgggtcctctcacgggacagtatttaaaatcgggtcctctcacgggacagtgtgttgaatcgggtcctctcacgggacagtatctaaaatcgggtcctctcacgggacattatttgaaaccaggccctctcacgggacagtattcaaaatcggtccctctcacgggacagcaagttgattcgggtcctctcacgggacagtatttaaaatcgggtcctctcacgggacagtgtgttgaatcgagtcctctcacgggacagttattaactctcacgggacagttattaaaatcgggtcctctcacgggacagtgtgttgaatcgagtctctcacgggacagtatttaaaatcgggtcctctcacgggacagtgtgttgaatcgggtcctctcacgggacagtgtgttgaaccgggtcctctcacgggacagtgtgttgaaccgggtcctctcacgggacagtaagttgattcgggtcctctcacgggacagtgtgttgaatcgggtcctctcacgagACGGTATTTAAAATCAGGTCATCTCACGGTACAGTatgttgaaccgggtcctctcacgggacagtatctAAAATCGGGTCTTCTCACGGGatagtatttaaaatcgggtcctctcacgggacagtgtgttgaaccgggtcctctcacgggacagtatctAAAATCGGGTCTTCTCACGGGATAGTATtaaaaatcgggtcctctcacgggacagtgtgttgattcgggtcctctcacgggacagtgtgttgaaccgggtccttTAACGGGACAGTATCTAAAATCGGGTCTTCTCACGGGATAGTATtaaaaatcgggtcctctcacgggacagtgtgttgattcgggtcctctcacgggacagtgtgttgaatagggccctctcacgggacagcaagttgaatcgggtcctctcacgggacagtgtgttgaatcgggccctctcacgggacatcaTTTGAAACCGGGCCCTCTCACTGGACAGTAttcaaaatcgggtcctctcacgggacagtatttaaaattgggtcctctcacgggacagtgtgttgaatcgggtcctctcatggtacagtatttaaaatcgggtcctctcacgggacagtgtgttgaaccgggtccttTCACGGGACAGTATCTAAAATCGGGTCTTCTCACGGGATAGTATtaaaaatcgggtcctctcacgggacagtgtgttgattcgggtcctctcacgggataGTGTATTGAATCgagtcctctcacgggacagtatttaaaatcgggtcctctcacgggacagtgcgttgaatcgggtcctctcacttTGAATTCTCTCTCGAGAGAGTGATCTAGGGCCATTAAGTTGCCCCCTCCACTTTTACTTTTGTTTGCAGTGTAACGCTTAACAAACGGTTACTAACACCATTGGCACCAAAATTGTCAAGATACATTCACTTTATTTTCGATAGTATGAGTCAGTCTATACactaaaaatttaaatttcgaTAGCTGTGGTTCTGTCTTCTCTTGATCCGAtcttcattatttcatttaatgtttcgatttgatgatatcattgatctgaaataataaaattacGAACAAATTTCGATTATTAACATGTTcttaacattattttgagtgtATATAGTAACCGATCGAGTGCAGTTTCTTTCGACATTTCGTCTATGAAAtgcaaagttttcattttccatcggGACCTGTGACGGGACAAGGATGTCCCGTCACAGGCCccaggtcctctcacgggacatgcTGCATAGCTGCAGTTTAACCTGTTTCCTTTAAATGCTCAAAACATAAGGTAAACGCCTGGCTAATGGTAGACCTCCCGGCCTCGGCTACCACACCCTTCTTCCATTTCCAATTTCTTAAATAATCCTTTTTGAAGTTACCCCTACTAACAATTAATCATTGTTTGTGGTGATTCTGTTAATTTCAGGTCTTAGAGGAGATAAATCTGTCTTCACCTCCTTTTTGAAGAGAAAAATCTGTGCCACCAATATCGACGgcaccaccagggggcgaaCATGTCCAACCAGAGGAGGATGCAAGCAGTCTGTGAAAAGAGTTTCGATATCGTGTATGACCACATATGTACGGCAGCACAAGCCGGTTGCACACTCCGGTTTGTTTAAATGTGATCACTGCGATTAATCATTCTCGAGGATCGGATTGTTTAAGAAACACGTCCGGCTtacatttgaaattaaaattgcACCAGCGCGCCATCTGtcggaaatatttttcaattaaaatggTATTGAGAAAATACGCGGAGATCGTGTACGAAGGCACCCGATTGcataaatgtaaaatctgtccGGAGACGTTCGCAGAAAAGTGTGATTTAAATACGCACATATTAAAGATCCACCAGGGGGCGAAGCCATACCAGTGTAAGATTTGTAAAGTGTATTTCACTCAAAAAGCAGCAATGAAGGTCCACATAATGACCGTACACGACGGTGTTCGTCCGTTAAAATGTGATCACTGCGATCTAATATGCAGTACGAAAGCGCAGTTAAAACAACACACGTCTGCTGtacatttgaaattgaagccGTACCAGTGCGCCATCTGTCAGAAACAATTCACGCTtaaatatcatttgaaaagACATGTCGAGCTCGTTCACGATGGAGTCCGGCCGTATAAATGTGAAATCTGTCAGCGTACGTTTGGAGAGATGAGTAATTTAACTCGGCACATCGTTTCAATTCATACCAACGGTGGCGCTAGTCGTTCTAgtccgtcgtcgtcgttgtcgGCGCTGTTTAGCTGCAAAATATGCGAGAAATCGTACACGACAAAAAACAATCTGACCAAGCATAAATTTTTCAAGCATCCTAAAGAGGGCGCTGCTCAGAGATTTCGGTGCAAATtctgtttgaaaaatttctcgCATCCAAGTTCACTGAGACGCCATCTGAAAAGCATACATCAGTTTGAATCAGAGGAGGAAGTGAGGAGAGTTTGTGAAGAGGCTAAGGAGGCGAAGACAGATTCTG is drawn from Tubulanus polymorphus chromosome 10, tnTubPoly1.2, whole genome shotgun sequence and contains these coding sequences:
- the LOC141911602 gene encoding uncharacterized protein LOC141911602: MSLPSSSTVHQGMKLHQCKICSKIYRSNRNLRRHWSSKHSSPLKCELCEKTFLMEESLMSHISAEHPEVDLYQCTFCQKYFTTESTLKKHVQNVHKSSHPHKCEICQRMFGQKCNLKRHMLTIHQGLKLYPCKICDRSFSTNYSLQQHMINEHDDAKPFKCDHCDKIFSTEKSLSNHASVGHPELNLHQCAICQKYFTTSTVLKRHIQNVHENSRPYKCEICLQTFKQSGSLKQHVMAIHQGAKPHQCKICKKNFSMKCSLQQHMRGVHDSVRPFKCDQCVKAFGRNWVLRQHVLLMHSALRPFKCKHCDKTYSLSKHLKRHMSAAHSHMISVHNNLGPFKCEHCDKSFNTKESLSSHKSAEHPGLNPQHQCAICQKYFALRSVLEEHIQYGHIGCHSLKCEICQQMFRRKANLKRHMLAVHQGAKPFPCMICKNTSFSLNSNLQRHMISVHADVKPFKCEHCDKIFSTEKSLSSHMSAEHPGLNLHQCDICPKDFASSSVLKRHRRNVHKCVGPYKCEICPQMFGHHSNLKMHVLVVHQGAKAFPCKICNDTSFSTNCNLQRHMISVHADVKPFKCNHCDKIFSSEESLSSHVSAEHQGLNPHQCTICQKYFAQSSVLKRHIQNVHKESHPHECEICQQKFGQKSNLKRHMLVVHQGAKQFPCKICNNTSFSLKSTLQRHMSSVHAHVQPFKCEICPQMFGHKSNLRRHVLAVHQGAKAFPCKICNNTSFSTNCNLQRHMISVHADVQPFKCEHCDKIFSSEESLSSHVSAEHPGLNLHQCAICQKDFKLESLLKRHIQNVHEDSHPHKCNICHQTFGQNSNLESHISTVHQGAKLHQCKICKVHFRSNSNLWRHMRSVHDKLRPFKCDQCDKTFSRGFTLKQHGKTVHGGVRTFKCDHCDKTFPRNSCLMRHKSNVHLNLKHECAICQKSFTMRTLLEVHLKIVHKGARLQKCDICWQTFANKSSLEKHLLVIHATADMYYCKMCEKSYRYKNGLDLHVFNKHTKGGAARSYRCELCLKSFLQKCSLDRHVRMSHQLEKYSEAKEEAEEMETDSKPKETDGVKMDSETEEEAKEVMTDSETEEETKEGMTDSETDEETEEVMSDSNWEFESDSDTGEGLELEVEFEDEENVDPTKMTFDELHPWQQYTEFSNKIWIFTNHMYGSTSRLHTPVCLNVITAINHSRGSDCLRNTSGLHLKLKLHQRAICRKYFSIKMVLRKYAEIVYEGTRLHKCKICPETFAEKCDLNTHILKIHQGAKPYQCKICKVYFTQKAAMKVHIMTVHDGVRPLKCDHCDLICSTKAQLKQHTSAVHLKLKPYQCAICQKQFTLKYHLKRHVELVHDGVRPYKCEICQRTFGEMSNLTRHIVSIHTNGGASRSSPSSSLSALFSCKICEKSYTTKNNLTKHKFFKHPKEGAAQRFRCKFCLKNFSHPSSLRRHLKSIHQFESEEEVRRVCEEAKEAKTDSDTEEVTKDMKTNSDVEEETNEVITNWEIEEEETEEAETDCEKVDTDSKIEERKEVKIDSETLEVETEENTEEVMTDSLFEGVTKVVDSETEKEVKTISKIEDEEAEEAQITCEQVNAVSEIEEVPESERDFEEENVNPIKKMRYDKSLQWQHYAVCSGKIWLFIEQECVNLLQQRHPSETLKMSSKEHVEIVDKGQPIKCDICQQTFKKKYNLNLHISTIHQKAKLYQCEICEMSFRYIASVRRHMRSVHDKLRPFKCDQCDKTFSRGRILRQHIIALHSDLRPFQCEHCDQSFSRKENLTHHHSCVHLKLKPHKCAICQRCFALKSDLKRHVETVHERARPYECEICRQTFGLKSGLNAHISAVHQGAKPCQCKFCWKSFSQMSSLYRHIKYDHRVENDSETEEETKEAMANSEFDTEAKKVMADSEFDTEAKESMADSVFDIETKEVMADSVFDIETKEVMVDSEFNTETKEVMADSEFDTGSNEVMADSEFDMETKEVMVDSEIVEETEEVKTEKITGEAEQDFEEGENENPIRKMTRDESIPWQYYAVCSGKIWLFLEQE